In Desulfurobacterium atlanticum, one DNA window encodes the following:
- a CDS encoding spherulation-specific family 4 protein, with amino-acid sequence MVKMFFLILTGACLFSGCSVKKVEENKSGYILLPGYFYPTEDAWKYVFSAPSDVLKIVVVNPCGGPLDCDGNLDYKYKEFIKALDDNGKLPVGYVYTDYGNRDILEVENDIDIWIEEYPEIKGFFIDEVTRTEDNVAYYKELVAYINEWSEITGNSYFIVLNPGTNPDDVYFSIADLVVIFEHDFSSFKSDSCYSSYPEKSVCIVYDANETEMEEVFSSSNVAYYYITDDTLPFPYDSLPSYLDKEIEFLR; translated from the coding sequence ATGGTAAAGATGTTCTTTCTTATATTAACCGGTGCATGTTTATTTTCTGGATGTTCTGTAAAGAAAGTTGAGGAAAATAAAAGTGGTTATATTTTACTTCCTGGTTATTTTTATCCTACCGAAGATGCCTGGAAATACGTGTTTTCAGCTCCTTCTGATGTTTTAAAGATTGTGGTTGTTAATCCCTGCGGGGGACCTTTAGATTGTGATGGAAACCTTGATTACAAGTATAAGGAATTTATTAAGGCTTTAGATGATAATGGCAAGCTTCCTGTAGGTTACGTTTATACAGATTATGGAAATAGAGACATTTTAGAAGTTGAAAATGATATAGATATCTGGATAGAAGAATACCCTGAGATAAAAGGTTTTTTTATAGATGAAGTAACAAGAACAGAAGATAATGTAGCTTATTATAAAGAGCTTGTGGCTTACATAAATGAGTGGAGCGAAATTACAGGAAACTCCTATTTTATAGTTTTAAATCCTGGCACAAATCCTGATGATGTTTATTTTTCTATTGCCGATCTTGTTGTTATTTTTGAACACGATTTTAGTTCATTTAAAAGCGACAGTTGCTACTCTTCCTATCCTGAGAAAAGTGTGTGTATAGTTTACGATGCAAATGAAACCGAAATGGAAGAAGTTTTTTCATCTTCCAATGTTGCATACTATTATATAACTGATGATACTTTACCATTCCCTTACGATTCTCTTCCATCGTATCTTGATAAAGAAATTGAATTTCTTAGATAG
- a CDS encoding tetratricopeptide repeat protein, whose product MRKYLKGLAVFLVVLNLAFSTYARAITYKEIKNAYHKSFLYEKQKDYKDAIRALMPVYEAYPNGYTVNLRLGWLYYLLGKYKNSEEHYKKAIKAAPYAVEPKLGLSLPYMAQKRWKDVENLMYKVLKSDFYNFYGNLRLAVALRNEGKGKLAEEVSRKMLTLYPSNVPFLTELALDLLSQNKKKEAYAVLSDVLILDPENQVAKYYLGKN is encoded by the coding sequence ATGAGAAAATATCTAAAAGGATTGGCTGTGTTTTTAGTAGTTTTAAACCTTGCTTTTTCCACCTATGCAAGAGCAATCACCTACAAAGAGATAAAAAATGCTTATCATAAGTCATTTCTTTACGAGAAACAGAAGGATTATAAAGATGCCATAAGAGCTCTAATGCCGGTTTATGAAGCCTATCCCAACGGATATACGGTTAATCTGAGACTGGGATGGTTATACTACCTTTTAGGTAAGTATAAAAATTCGGAAGAGCATTACAAAAAAGCCATCAAAGCTGCTCCTTACGCAGTTGAACCAAAACTTGGTCTTTCTCTTCCCTACATGGCACAAAAAAGATGGAAAGATGTAGAAAATCTGATGTATAAAGTTTTAAAAAGCGACTTTTACAACTTTTACGGAAACCTACGCCTTGCTGTTGCACTTAGAAACGAAGGAAAAGGAAAACTTGCAGAAGAGGTCTCAAGAAAAATGCTTACACTTTATCCTTCAAATGTTCCTTTCCTGACCGAACTTGCCCTTGACCTTTTATCACAGAATAAAAAGAAGGAAGCTTATGCCGTTTTATCAGATGTCTTAATCCTTGACCCTGAAAACCAGGTAGCAAAATACTATCTTGGAAAAAACTAA